A window of the Proteus terrae subsp. cibarius genome harbors these coding sequences:
- a CDS encoding sulfite exporter TauE/SafE family protein, translated as MMDLLSWSDLFICLLTLFFAYVIFGMAGFGSALIAGPVLALFLPLSMIVPLLALIDLSAAIVNVLRDGKQADFKEIRYLIPLIIIGSLVGATILLTTRPDLLSLLLGIFAACYAIYALFWKKQESQFSQHLVYPFGLIGGVFSALFGSGGFLYAIYLSGRIADKNKFRITQTTLIGFSTLTRVVIFLFAGIYWQLDILKLAIIFLPAMFAGVWLGRNLTLRMSKARFMSVIYTIVLVSGTVLIYRYFS; from the coding sequence ATGATGGACTTGCTTAGTTGGTCTGATCTTTTTATTTGCCTACTTACCTTATTTTTTGCTTACGTTATTTTCGGTATGGCTGGGTTTGGATCGGCGTTAATTGCTGGCCCAGTATTAGCACTTTTTTTACCTCTTTCAATGATAGTGCCTTTATTGGCATTAATCGATTTAAGTGCCGCCATAGTGAATGTTTTAAGAGATGGTAAACAGGCTGATTTTAAAGAGATACGCTATCTTATCCCGCTTATTATTATTGGTAGTCTTGTCGGTGCGACAATTTTATTAACCACACGACCTGATTTACTCTCTCTTCTTTTAGGTATCTTTGCCGCTTGCTATGCAATCTATGCACTATTTTGGAAAAAACAAGAAAGCCAATTTTCCCAACACTTAGTTTATCCTTTTGGATTAATCGGCGGTGTATTTAGCGCGTTGTTTGGTAGTGGGGGATTTTTATATGCGATTTACTTGTCAGGCAGAATTGCAGACAAAAATAAGTTTCGCATCACACAAACCACGTTGATCGGTTTTAGTACATTAACGCGAGTGGTAATTTTCTTATTTGCAGGTATTTATTGGCAATTAGATATTCTTAAGTTAGCGATTATTTTCTTACCTGCTATGTTTGCTGGCGTGTGGTTAGGGCGAAATTTAACATTACGGATGTCAAAAGCACGATTTATGAGTGTGATTTATACCATTGTATTGGTATCGGGTACTGTGCTTATCTACCGTTATTTTTCTTAA
- a CDS encoding MFS transporter has protein sequence MSHQNYRQSEVFAITTITVSIGVIGIVIGLTIPMVALRLNLVGISESIIGLISAAPAIGMLVVSPFARRIVQWVGKRFAMLLATIVSAISLLPLMGSLPLELLFPLRLITGIASGVMICLGETWINELSPDNKRGRILAVYTTVFTISQLLGPSIIALYGVADKTPILISVFIHIISIVLFLMMDQKTGDKLPKDTQAPNFSIIRFVKVAPAICGGIVFFAFFDGTVLSMFPIYGLSVGHTEAIAAMMISAILAGDAIMQMPFGWLADHMNRTRLYRICGVVTLLASLLLPITMSHTFLIWPLLLVLGATAGAIYTIALVQIGQYFSGNDLMVANASAAMLWGIGNLSGPLLAGALSEISSSSLPFLLVAMTGLFLVSTMERWNLGVEALNSSSS, from the coding sequence ATGTCACATCAAAATTATCGCCAATCTGAAGTTTTTGCGATAACAACTATCACGGTAAGTATTGGTGTTATCGGGATTGTTATCGGATTAACTATTCCTATGGTTGCACTACGCCTCAATTTAGTGGGCATTAGTGAATCTATTATTGGGCTTATTTCCGCCGCGCCAGCTATTGGGATGTTAGTTGTTTCACCTTTTGCTCGTCGTATTGTGCAATGGGTTGGTAAACGCTTTGCGATGCTATTAGCAACCATTGTTTCTGCAATCAGTTTATTACCCTTAATGGGAAGCTTGCCTCTGGAGCTGTTATTTCCTTTACGATTAATCACTGGTATTGCCAGTGGTGTGATGATTTGTTTAGGCGAAACGTGGATTAATGAGCTTTCACCAGATAATAAACGTGGGCGAATTTTAGCGGTATATACCACCGTATTTACCATCAGCCAGTTATTAGGCCCTTCAATTATTGCGCTATATGGGGTCGCAGATAAGACACCTATTTTAATTAGTGTCTTTATTCATATTATCTCTATTGTCCTGTTTTTAATGATGGATCAGAAAACAGGAGATAAATTACCGAAAGATACGCAAGCGCCTAATTTCTCTATTATTCGCTTTGTTAAAGTTGCACCTGCAATCTGTGGCGGCATTGTTTTCTTTGCTTTTTTTGATGGTACCGTACTTTCAATGTTTCCTATTTATGGCCTAAGTGTAGGGCATACTGAAGCCATTGCAGCCATGATGATAAGCGCTATTTTAGCCGGTGACGCCATTATGCAAATGCCGTTTGGCTGGCTTGCTGACCACATGAACAGAACACGGTTATATCGAATTTGTGGTGTAGTGACTTTACTTGCCAGCTTATTATTACCGATCACGATGTCTCATACATTCTTGATTTGGCCTTTATTACTGGTGCTGGGTGCAACAGCGGGTGCGATATACACCATTGCGTTGGTACAAATAGGGCAATATTTCTCAGGTAATGATCTGATGGTCGCTAATGCGTCAGCTGCGATGTTATGGGGAATAGGTAATTTATCAGGGCCTTTGCTAGCAGGCGCATTGTCAGAAATTTCTTCATCTTCATTACCATTTTTATTGGTTGCCATGACCGGCTTATTCTTAGTATCAACGATGGAACGTTGGAATCTAGGCGTTGAAGCACTCAATAGTAGCTCATCTTAA
- a CDS encoding NCS2 family permease, producing the protein MSANQSASTGKLDSYFKLTARGTTVRKEMIAGLTTFLAMVYSVIVVPSMLGQAGFPHTAVFIATCLVAGLGSLLMGLWANLPMAIGCAISLTAFTAFSLVLGQNISVPVALGAVFLMGCLFTVFSLTGIRTWILKNIPIGIAHGAGIGIGLFLLLIAANSVGLVVKNPFDGLPVAMGKFTSFSVLMSLAGLAAIFGLEKRKVPGGVLLVIVAISIIGLIFDPNVKYQGIFKMPQLGEDGLSLLFAMDIKGALQPLVLPSVLALVMTAIFDATGTIRAVAGQANLLDKRGQIINGGKALTSDSVSSIFAGVIGAAPAAVYVESAAGTAAGGKTGLTATVVGILFLLILFLSPLSYLVPAYATAPALMYVGLLMLGNVTKLDFSDFVDAMSGMVCAVFIVLTCNIVTGIMLGFGCLVIGRVFAGEWRKLNIGTVLITIALVAFYAGEWAI; encoded by the coding sequence ATGTCTGCTAATCAATCAGCAAGCACAGGTAAACTGGATAGCTATTTTAAACTTACAGCTCGTGGTACAACTGTTCGCAAAGAAATGATCGCCGGTTTGACGACATTTTTGGCGATGGTGTATTCCGTGATTGTTGTTCCTAGCATGTTAGGACAAGCCGGTTTTCCACATACCGCAGTTTTTATCGCAACCTGTTTAGTCGCGGGATTGGGCTCTCTTCTAATGGGATTGTGGGCAAATCTTCCTATGGCAATTGGTTGTGCTATTTCATTAACCGCATTTACCGCTTTCAGCTTGGTCTTAGGACAAAACATCTCTGTGCCTGTAGCTTTAGGTGCCGTGTTTTTAATGGGGTGTTTATTCACTGTATTCTCGTTAACCGGCATTCGTACTTGGATCTTAAAAAATATTCCAATTGGTATCGCACATGGTGCGGGAATAGGGATAGGGCTATTTTTACTTTTAATCGCAGCAAACAGTGTTGGATTAGTGGTGAAAAACCCATTTGATGGTTTACCTGTTGCAATGGGGAAATTTACATCATTCTCTGTTCTTATGTCACTTGCAGGATTAGCCGCTATTTTCGGATTAGAAAAACGTAAAGTACCGGGTGGCGTGCTATTAGTGATTGTGGCTATTTCTATTATTGGTCTTATTTTTGATCCTAATGTGAAATATCAAGGCATCTTTAAAATGCCTCAATTAGGTGAAGATGGGCTTTCTCTATTGTTTGCGATGGATATTAAAGGTGCCTTACAACCTTTAGTTTTACCAAGTGTTCTTGCGTTAGTGATGACTGCGATTTTTGATGCAACAGGGACTATCCGTGCCGTTGCCGGTCAAGCAAACTTATTAGATAAACGCGGACAAATTATTAATGGCGGAAAAGCACTAACTTCTGACTCTGTCAGTAGTATTTTTGCGGGTGTGATTGGTGCAGCTCCTGCTGCGGTTTATGTTGAATCAGCCGCAGGAACAGCCGCTGGTGGTAAAACAGGATTAACCGCAACAGTGGTTGGTATTTTATTTTTATTGATCCTTTTCTTATCGCCTCTCTCTTATTTAGTTCCAGCCTATGCAACGGCACCTGCGTTAATGTATGTAGGTTTATTAATGCTAGGTAATGTCACTAAGTTAGATTTTAGTGATTTCGTCGATGCAATGTCAGGCATGGTATGTGCTGTATTTATTGTTTTAACATGTAATATCGTCACAGGCATTATGTTAGGTTTCGGCTGTTTGGTGATTGGTCGAGTATTCGCTGGTGAATGGCGTAAACTCAATATTGGTACAGTGTTAATTACTATTGCTCTAGTGGCATTTTATGCGGGTGAGTGGGCTATTTAA